Genomic DNA from Paenibacillus sp. KS-LC4:
GCCGCATGTAGACATTATTATAGATATGAGGCGCCTTTGGCCTAATGGAAAAGTGTTTTATGCTTTTGATGCCAATGTGCCTGCCAGTACGCAGCAGGACATTAAAAAAGCAATGGCTGCAATCACGCAAGCCTGCCCGGGCATTTCCTTCTCGCTGCGGGGAACGGAGCCGAATTATGTCTCGTTCAAAATCGGGCTTGGTCATAGCTCCTATGTCGGAATGATTGGCGGCAAGCAGCTCATTACGCTGGGCGTAAACTATGTGCTGGGCAACATCATTCATGAAATCGGGCATACGCTCGGCTTGCTGCATGAGCACACGAAGCCGAGTCGCGATACGTATATTACCGTTGATATGGGGAATATTCCTGCCAATAAGCAAAGCAATTTTGTTATTATCAATCATCCAGAGCTGTTCAAGTCGTTAAAATATGATTGGGGCTCGATTATGCATTATAGCAAAAACGCATTCGCTATTGACCCTACCAAGCCGACGATTACACCAACCCAGGCTTTGCCTTCCGGCACGGTAATGGGGCAGCGTTCAGCCTTGTCTGCGCTGGATGTAGAGGGTATAAATGCATTGTATTTGAAAAAAACAGAGGATTCCGAGCAGAGGCTTCCCCAAAGATAGCGCCTGCCTTTCGTAAGGCTTCTCTCACTTGGGCTGTTCCCAAAGTCATCGAGGATGGCGATAGGGACAGCCTTGTTGGGCATTCCCTATCATGTACAATGAAGCATCGAAAACCCCTTTGCGGAGCTGTTTTATTCTATTTTTTAACAAATGCTTGACAGGAAAACGTATTATGCGCATAATACACTTAAAGTGTATGAACTACTTGGTACACACGCTGGAACAAGAATGAGAGGTAACGGGATGAAGACAAATGAAGGCTGGACGGAAGTCGCTTTCAATGGCCGTGACCCGGTCTACTTGCAGGTCGTGAAATTTTTCAAGGAGCAGCTGGTCATTGGGAAAATGGAAGCCGGACAAATCATCCCTTCACGAAGGGAGCTTGGTGCTCTTCTTAAGATTAATCCCAATACGGCACAGAAAGCCTATAAGGAAATGGAGGAGCAGCAGTTGATCGTAACAGAAGGAAACTCGCCAAGCCGGATTACTATGGACGAGAACGTATTGCGGGCCATTCGCGCAGAGCTGATTGGTGATGCTGTCGAGGTCTTCGTGGCCTCTGTCCGCAAAATTGACGTTCCGGTGGAGGAGCTGCTGGAGCTGGTCAAGCATAAATATACAGAGGATAGGCAGCTGGAGGACGGAAGGCAGGGGGGAGGCGCTCAGCATGATTGAGGTGCGGGATGTACATAAAAAATATCGTCGGCGCAAGGTGCTGAATGGTATCTCTTTTCAAATCAAGAAGGGTGAAATCACTTGTCTCATTGGCACCAATGGGACGGGAAAATCGACCATTATGAA
This window encodes:
- a CDS encoding M12 family metallopeptidase; the protein is MTESLPEVYANDLFQKGTAETGYVYLADNQTPLKVEYIEYDQLAIVDGDIVVAEAAKMRRLTAFIEREGRQQGEEPHVDIIIDMRRLWPNGKVFYAFDANVPASTQQDIKKAMAAITQACPGISFSLRGTEPNYVSFKIGLGHSSYVGMIGGKQLITLGVNYVLGNIIHEIGHTLGLLHEHTKPSRDTYITVDMGNIPANKQSNFVIINHPELFKSLKYDWGSIMHYSKNAFAIDPTKPTITPTQALPSGTVMGQRSALSALDVEGINALYLKKTEDSEQRLPQR
- a CDS encoding GntR family transcriptional regulator, encoding MKTNEGWTEVAFNGRDPVYLQVVKFFKEQLVIGKMEAGQIIPSRRELGALLKINPNTAQKAYKEMEEQQLIVTEGNSPSRITMDENVLRAIRAELIGDAVEVFVASVRKIDVPVEELLELVKHKYTEDRQLEDGRQGGGAQHD